The Sphingobium sp. BYY-5 genome contains a region encoding:
- the fliG gene encoding flagellar motor switch protein FliG, with the protein MPEIVPGRPEALKGSAAAAVLLMLFNEDEAAQILSRLEPEEVRQLGYAMYDVQDVEPEEVNEALDHFVTKAKKRTTIGYGATRHIRGAMTKALGEERAETILARITPPTRSTQLEMLKWMDAKEIAALIEAEHPQIMAIVLAHLEAPIAADVLQLLPVEYQEEIVYRIATLGPVSNEALEDLEQLLLRGPGGKQGAASQRGGTVEAAAIMNNVRKDNEQRIIKAIAKRDKMIAQTIEDEMFVFDNLIDMDDKNLGTLMRTIDSTVLVVALKGANDMLKAKIFSCMSARAAQAIADEIEERGPIRLVEVIDAQKLIIATARRMADAGTIMLAGKGNDFV; encoded by the coding sequence ATGCCTGAGATCGTCCCCGGCCGTCCCGAAGCGCTGAAAGGCAGCGCCGCCGCCGCCGTCCTGCTGATGCTGTTCAATGAGGATGAGGCCGCGCAGATATTGTCCCGGCTGGAACCGGAAGAGGTGCGTCAGCTTGGCTACGCCATGTATGATGTGCAGGATGTCGAGCCGGAGGAAGTGAACGAGGCACTCGACCATTTCGTCACCAAGGCGAAGAAGCGCACGACGATCGGCTATGGCGCCACCCGCCACATCCGCGGCGCGATGACCAAGGCGCTGGGCGAGGAGCGTGCGGAAACCATCCTGGCGCGCATCACCCCGCCGACCCGCTCCACCCAGCTTGAGATGCTGAAATGGATGGACGCGAAGGAAATCGCCGCGCTGATCGAGGCGGAGCATCCGCAGATCATGGCGATCGTGCTCGCCCATCTGGAAGCGCCGATCGCCGCCGACGTGCTGCAGCTTCTGCCGGTCGAATATCAGGAAGAAATCGTCTATCGCATCGCCACGCTCGGCCCCGTGTCGAACGAGGCGCTGGAGGATCTGGAGCAGCTCCTGCTGCGCGGTCCGGGCGGCAAGCAGGGCGCGGCGTCGCAGCGCGGCGGCACGGTCGAGGCGGCCGCGATCATGAACAATGTCCGCAAGGACAATGAGCAGCGGATCATCAAAGCTATCGCCAAGCGCGACAAGATGATTGCCCAGACGATCGAGGACGAGATGTTCGTTTTCGACAACCTCATCGACATGGACGACAAGAATCTGGGTACGCTGATGCGCACGATCGACAGCACGGTGCTGGTGGTGGCGCTCAAGGGCGCGAACGACATGCTGAAGGCGAAGATTTTCAGTTGCATGTCGGCGCGCGCGGCCCAGGCCATCGCCGACGAGATCGAGGAACGCGGGCCGATCCGCCTCGTCGAGGTGATCGACGCGCAAAAGCTGATCATCGCCACCGCGCGCCGCATGGCCGATGCGGGCACCATCATGCTGGCCGGCAAGGGGAACGACTTTGTTTAG
- the fliP gene encoding flagellar type III secretion system pore protein FliP (The bacterial flagellar biogenesis protein FliP forms a type III secretion system (T3SS)-type pore required for flagellar assembly.), translated as MRAAMLVIALLTIAILVIQPALAQTAPPPVDNSGALSRAMGQISGDGRPLSLSLQILILMSLLTVLPSLVLMMTSFTRIIIVLSLLRQALGLQQTPPNQVLVGLALFLSLFVMRPAIDTINAQAFDPYGKGQINIEEAVGRSGKVLHGFMTKQTRESDLKLFANLAEAPAFRTPEDIPFSILLPAFVTSELKTAFQIGFMIFLPFLIIDLVVASTLMALGMMMLSPTIISMPFKLLLFVLVDGWALTMGSLAGSFAT; from the coding sequence ATGCGGGCCGCAATGCTGGTCATTGCCCTGCTGACAATTGCCATCCTTGTCATCCAGCCCGCCCTGGCCCAGACCGCCCCGCCGCCGGTCGACAATAGCGGCGCGCTGAGCCGCGCCATGGGGCAGATTTCGGGCGATGGCCGCCCGCTATCGCTGTCGCTGCAAATCCTGATCCTGATGAGCCTGCTGACGGTGTTGCCGTCGCTCGTGCTCATGATGACCAGCTTCACCCGCATCATCATCGTCCTCTCGCTGCTGCGCCAGGCGCTGGGCCTGCAACAGACCCCGCCCAACCAGGTGCTGGTCGGGCTGGCTCTCTTCCTCTCGCTCTTCGTGATGCGTCCGGCGATCGACACGATCAACGCCCAGGCCTTCGACCCCTATGGCAAGGGGCAGATCAACATCGAGGAGGCCGTCGGCCGGTCGGGCAAGGTGCTGCACGGTTTCATGACCAAGCAGACGCGCGAAAGCGATCTCAAGCTCTTCGCCAATCTGGCCGAAGCGCCCGCTTTCCGTACGCCCGAGGACATTCCCTTCTCGATCCTGCTGCCCGCCTTCGTCACCAGCGAACTCAAGACCGCGTTCCAGATCGGTTTCATGATCTTCCTGCCCTTCCTCATCATCGATCTGGTCGTGGCGTCGACCCTGATGGCGCTCGGCATGATGATGCTGTCCCCCACCATCATTTCCATGCCGTTCAAGCTGCTGCTGTTCGTGTTGGTGGACGGATGGGCGCTGACCATGGGGTCACTGGCGGGGTCATTCGCGACATGA
- a CDS encoding flagellar hook-length control protein FliK has product MSDMTLLTSLKALLFALPTQGAAKGDAGLPAEGAGDFAQLLDAVKGVPAADVAVPVAAAPMAPGQGAKSDHAASLDLPGHRPPNFPSQPVIMDERQVGRPELPAPSIDADSDAAAPASDPALVIAAPSIPIVRPGAAVPSDEVDTAPAVPQPATPVLAVTVPPDLIVPPAVVAALPDAGGIAPTAPQPARLTDSVRADIAVEGAVDEARDTAEGADEPRDDDKVDVVNSAPEMIAPMPIIMVVPVAQPVPVPAATDLPTDGTLAPAAPVVAAPVVSPQIIVPTPAPASVAELSVPVRAPDPQTNLAAAPQSVDMTPVDMAQVSHDPVAVTAPDMPAPVKAEAVSLLQLVRDHMSARTASRSQAGVTGVKTSMAKDSVPDMIAQPPVNDRTAMPTPLGQTIAMPATGAAMASAIPSVDLSASLNMQVVDMGVSGQWIDGLARDIAGLSANGAQGRFQINADRLGPIQVDIRQGEDGADVSLTVATEAAELALRQDSDRLKLDAGLLALRIGEVKVERAAHVAETARADSTGNQAGSQQQSQSQSQGQSAGWQGQGMGQSSAQSHMQGRGQPRENIALNHKGDGDPAVLNHERVGDSAADTRRARYA; this is encoded by the coding sequence ATGTCTGATATGACCTTGTTGACCAGTCTCAAGGCGCTGCTGTTCGCTTTGCCGACCCAGGGTGCGGCCAAGGGTGATGCCGGCCTGCCGGCCGAAGGCGCGGGCGACTTCGCGCAATTGCTGGATGCAGTGAAGGGCGTCCCCGCCGCTGACGTGGCGGTGCCTGTTGCTGCGGCGCCGATGGCGCCAGGGCAAGGTGCGAAGAGCGATCATGCGGCCAGCCTGGACTTGCCGGGCCATAGGCCTCCGAACTTTCCGTCGCAGCCGGTTATCATGGACGAGCGGCAGGTCGGCCGGCCGGAATTGCCCGCCCCATCGATCGATGCGGATAGCGACGCGGCAGCCCCGGCGTCGGACCCGGCTTTAGTCATTGCGGCTCCCTCGATCCCAATCGTTCGGCCGGGGGCCGCAGTTCCCTCCGATGAAGTCGATACGGCGCCTGCCGTGCCGCAACCGGCGACGCCGGTTCTGGCCGTCACGGTTCCGCCGGACTTGATCGTTCCGCCGGCGGTGGTAGCCGCTTTGCCCGACGCGGGCGGTATAGCGCCGACAGCGCCACAACCGGCGAGATTAACGGACTCCGTCCGTGCGGACATCGCTGTCGAAGGAGCGGTGGACGAAGCGCGGGACACGGCCGAAGGTGCCGATGAGCCGCGCGATGACGATAAGGTCGACGTGGTCAATTCTGCGCCTGAGATGATCGCGCCCATGCCCATCATAATGGTCGTGCCGGTCGCACAACCCGTGCCGGTTCCGGCCGCAACCGATCTGCCGACTGACGGTACGCTCGCACCCGCAGCCCCTGTTGTCGCCGCGCCCGTGGTGTCGCCGCAGATCATTGTTCCGACACCGGCGCCGGCTTCTGTAGCGGAGCTATCTGTTCCGGTACGAGCGCCCGATCCACAGACGAACCTGGCTGCCGCGCCGCAGTCCGTGGACATGACGCCCGTGGACATGGCGCAGGTCTCCCACGATCCTGTTGCTGTTACGGCGCCCGACATGCCTGCGCCCGTCAAGGCGGAGGCGGTGTCGCTGCTCCAACTGGTCCGCGACCATATGAGCGCGCGGACTGCGTCGCGCTCGCAAGCTGGTGTGACCGGCGTCAAAACCAGCATGGCGAAGGATAGCGTCCCCGATATGATCGCGCAGCCGCCGGTCAACGACCGGACGGCCATGCCGACACCGCTGGGGCAGACCATCGCCATGCCGGCGACGGGTGCTGCCATGGCTTCCGCCATACCTTCCGTGGACCTGTCCGCTTCGCTGAACATGCAAGTGGTGGACATGGGGGTGTCGGGCCAATGGATCGACGGTTTGGCGCGCGATATTGCCGGCCTGTCCGCCAATGGCGCGCAGGGGCGGTTCCAGATCAATGCCGATCGGCTCGGTCCGATCCAGGTGGATATCCGCCAGGGCGAGGATGGCGCCGATGTCAGCCTGACCGTCGCCACCGAGGCGGCGGAACTGGCGTTGCGGCAGGACAGCGACCGGCTGAAACTCGACGCCGGCCTGTTGGCGTTGCGGATCGGCGAGGTGAAGGTCGAGCGTGCGGCCCATGTCGCGGAAACCGCGCGGGCCGATTCGACCGGCAACCAGGCGGGGTCGCAGCAGCAATCCCAGTCTCAGTCCCAGGGCCAATCCGCCGGCTGGCAGGGTCAGGGCATGGGCCAATCGTCCGCCCAGTCGCACATGCAGGGGCGGGGACAGCCGCGCGAAAATATCGCGCTTAACCATAAAGGCGACGGCGATCCGGCCGTTCTTAACCATGAACGGGTTGGCGATAGCGCCGCCGACACGCGCCGCGCGCGCTATGCGTGA
- a CDS encoding flagellar biosynthetic protein FliO: MFWYFVKLLILLPLVGGMAFGALWLWRKYQPGMMAGQGDRSLKLLEALPMGAFGKLAVVEFEGKKILVAVTRGRIEKIAEGDSLRVR; the protein is encoded by the coding sequence ATGTTCTGGTATTTCGTCAAACTGTTGATTCTCCTGCCGCTGGTTGGCGGCATGGCCTTTGGCGCGCTGTGGCTGTGGCGCAAATATCAGCCCGGTATGATGGCGGGGCAGGGGGATCGCTCGCTCAAGCTACTGGAAGCCCTGCCGATGGGCGCCTTTGGCAAGCTCGCCGTGGTCGAATTCGAAGGCAAGAAAATCCTCGTCGCCGTCACCCGCGGCCGCATCGAAAAGATTGCGGAAGGCGACTCGCTTCGTGTCCGCTGA
- a CDS encoding FliH/SctL family protein, translating into MFRVWDAEAVQDVASVAVADFRPAEGGGFRSLYTAPPGQQTATMRGAEMEPAIDLVEEARMEAFTQGFDEGCRVTAGANAAEADARARLAEALELLAPAPSGMLSTMLSATVVRLVEQIVGEVEIDMERLVQRCDAVAAFIESNQDKNALHLHPEDVALLKGEAIGLPLVADNAMQRGCVRLETADGWVEDGPDIRLSRLRALMDDIEGKA; encoded by the coding sequence TTGTTTAGGGTCTGGGACGCAGAAGCGGTTCAGGATGTCGCATCGGTCGCCGTCGCGGATTTCCGTCCGGCTGAAGGCGGCGGTTTTCGCAGCCTCTACACGGCGCCACCGGGACAGCAGACCGCCACCATGCGCGGTGCGGAGATGGAGCCGGCAATCGATCTGGTCGAGGAAGCCCGGATGGAGGCCTTCACCCAGGGCTTCGACGAAGGTTGCCGCGTCACGGCCGGCGCCAATGCCGCCGAAGCCGACGCACGCGCCCGGCTGGCCGAGGCGCTGGAATTGCTGGCGCCCGCGCCAAGCGGAATGTTGTCCACCATGTTGTCCGCCACCGTCGTCCGGCTGGTCGAACAGATAGTGGGCGAGGTCGAGATCGATATGGAGCGCCTTGTCCAGCGTTGCGACGCGGTCGCTGCCTTCATCGAGAGCAATCAGGACAAGAACGCCCTGCATCTCCATCCTGAAGATGTGGCGTTGCTGAAGGGCGAGGCGATCGGCCTGCCGCTGGTCGCGGACAACGCCATGCAGCGCGGCTGCGTCCGCCTCGAAACGGCCGACGGCTGGGTCGAGGATGGCCCGGATATACGCCTGTCGCGCCTGCGGGCGCTGATGGACGATATCGAGGGCAAGGCATGA
- the fliN gene encoding flagellar motor switch protein FliN, with amino-acid sequence MNEMSEDLRTERGEDPVSRMTNNRQFKLLADIPVRMSVEVGSTSLRLAEVMDLAEGSIVELDRQADDLLDIMVNGALIAKGEVVTVNGRYGIRIVDIAATENRLAGIERRG; translated from the coding sequence ATGAACGAGATGAGCGAAGACCTGCGGACGGAACGCGGCGAAGACCCGGTCAGCCGGATGACGAACAACCGCCAGTTCAAGCTGCTGGCCGATATTCCGGTGCGCATGTCGGTGGAAGTCGGCTCCACATCGCTGCGCCTGGCCGAAGTCATGGACCTGGCCGAAGGCAGCATCGTCGAACTGGATCGTCAGGCCGACGATCTGCTCGACATCATGGTCAACGGCGCGCTGATCGCCAAGGGCGAGGTGGTGACGGTCAACGGCCGGTACGGCATCCGCATCGTCGATATCGCCGCGACCGAAAATCGGCTGGCCGGCATAGAACGGCGCGGCTGA
- the fliR gene encoding flagellar biosynthetic protein FliR, translating to MIAPGFAGVETQLWIWLIAMIRPGAAFIAAPVFGAPAVPLQLRLILALALGLAALNSVTIQLPHDGVASFEGVMMVMGEILAGLAMGFAVQIGYAAAFVAGETIGNAMGLNFAAMVDPSSGQSTQVLGQFLSILATFLLLGMDGHLLLVSFVVQSYVAIPPGAGMLSNDTIWRLIEFGGSLMGMGVTVALPVAFALVLVQIVMGMLARAAPSLNLFAVGMPVAMMAGLVLLAIAAPIMAEGMTAALKAGLEEARHISEGR from the coding sequence ATGATCGCCCCCGGTTTCGCGGGTGTGGAAACGCAGCTCTGGATCTGGTTGATCGCCATGATCCGGCCCGGCGCGGCCTTCATCGCCGCGCCCGTCTTCGGCGCGCCTGCGGTGCCGCTTCAGCTTCGCCTGATCCTTGCTCTGGCGCTGGGCCTCGCCGCGCTCAACAGCGTCACCATCCAGTTGCCGCACGATGGCGTCGCCAGTTTCGAGGGCGTGATGATGGTCATGGGCGAGATACTGGCCGGCCTCGCCATGGGGTTCGCGGTCCAGATCGGCTATGCCGCAGCCTTCGTCGCGGGGGAGACGATCGGTAACGCCATGGGCCTCAACTTCGCGGCGATGGTTGACCCTTCATCGGGCCAGTCGACCCAGGTGCTGGGCCAGTTTCTCTCGATCCTCGCGACTTTCCTCCTCCTCGGCATGGATGGGCATCTGCTGCTCGTCAGCTTCGTGGTGCAAAGCTATGTCGCCATTCCGCCGGGCGCGGGGATGCTGTCCAACGACACTATCTGGCGCCTCATAGAGTTTGGCGGGTCGCTGATGGGCATGGGCGTCACCGTGGCGCTGCCCGTCGCCTTCGCGCTGGTGCTGGTGCAGATCGTCATGGGCATGTTGGCGCGTGCGGCGCCTTCGCTCAACCTGTTCGCGGTCGGTATGCCGGTCGCGATGATGGCGGGGCTGGTGCTGCTTGCCATCGCCGCGCCGATCATGGCCGAAGGCATGACCGCCGCCCTGAAGGCCGGGCTGGAAGAGGCGCGCCACATCTCGGAGGGGCGCTGA
- a CDS encoding FliI/YscN family ATPase → MIRAALAQAETLFDHLQVQNRQPRHVGRLVSHDAGMLEVTGFRRPIGSGARVLASDGSVCRAEVVGFRGERTLLVPLDADAPLENGIRVEPDSQANMVQVGDGLIGRVIDAMGQPLDRKGPIIAGGSWPLNGVKGNVLDRGRVTEPFDLGVRAVNALLTAGRGQRIAIIAGSGVGKSVLMGQMIAGAEADIVVTGLIGERGREVSDFLETKLKGAMHKSIVVAVPADHPPVLRLRAAARATAIAEYFRARGKKVLLLIDSLTRCAHAQREIGLALGEPPAMKGYPPSALSLIPRLVERAGGDARSGGSITALYTVLADGDDTDDPIVDAARAIVDGHFVLSRHLSEQAIFPAIDIGKSLSRVMADVVDDEHRAAAAAYRRLWAAYEENRDLILMGAYRPGNDPVIDEAVKRRQDILDFIRQDQKSRIDLDTSAAALILGFGA, encoded by the coding sequence ATGATCCGCGCCGCGCTCGCCCAGGCGGAGACGCTGTTCGATCATCTGCAGGTGCAGAACCGCCAGCCGCGCCATGTCGGCCGGCTGGTCAGTCACGATGCGGGAATGCTGGAAGTCACCGGCTTTCGCCGTCCGATCGGATCGGGCGCGCGGGTGCTGGCGAGCGACGGGTCGGTCTGTCGCGCCGAAGTGGTCGGCTTTCGCGGCGAACGTACGCTGCTGGTGCCGCTCGACGCCGACGCGCCGCTGGAAAACGGCATCCGCGTCGAACCGGACAGCCAGGCGAACATGGTGCAGGTCGGCGACGGGCTGATCGGCCGCGTCATCGACGCGATGGGCCAGCCGCTCGACCGCAAGGGACCTATCATCGCGGGCGGCAGTTGGCCGCTCAACGGCGTCAAGGGGAATGTCCTCGATCGCGGGCGCGTGACCGAACCGTTCGATCTAGGCGTGCGCGCCGTTAACGCGCTGCTGACCGCCGGACGCGGCCAGCGCATCGCGATCATTGCAGGGTCGGGCGTGGGCAAATCGGTGCTGATGGGTCAGATGATCGCCGGCGCCGAAGCCGATATCGTCGTCACCGGCCTGATCGGCGAACGGGGCCGCGAGGTCAGCGATTTCCTTGAAACCAAGCTCAAGGGCGCGATGCACAAGTCGATCGTCGTCGCCGTGCCCGCTGACCATCCGCCGGTGCTGCGCCTGCGCGCCGCTGCGCGCGCCACCGCGATCGCCGAATATTTCCGCGCGCGGGGCAAGAAAGTGCTGCTCCTGATCGATAGCCTGACCCGCTGCGCCCATGCCCAGCGTGAGATCGGCCTGGCGCTCGGTGAACCGCCGGCGATGAAGGGCTACCCTCCTTCCGCTCTCTCGCTCATTCCGCGGCTGGTGGAACGGGCAGGGGGCGATGCCCGCAGCGGCGGTTCGATCACCGCGCTCTATACGGTGCTGGCCGATGGTGACGACACCGACGATCCGATCGTCGATGCTGCCCGCGCCATCGTCGACGGGCATTTCGTCCTTTCGCGCCACCTTTCGGAACAGGCGATCTTTCCCGCCATCGACATTGGCAAATCGCTGTCGCGCGTCATGGCGGATGTGGTGGATGATGAGCATCGCGCCGCCGCCGCCGCCTATCGCCGCCTCTGGGCCGCCTATGAGGAAAATCGCGACCTCATCCTGATGGGCGCCTATCGTCCCGGCAACGATCCCGTCATCGACGAGGCGGTGAAGCGCCGGCAGGACATACTCGATTTCATCCGCCAGGATCAGAAGAGCCGCATCGACCTCGACACCAGCGCCGCCGCGCTCATCCTGGGCTTCGGCGCATGA
- a CDS encoding FliM/FliN family flagellar motor switch protein, which translates to MTDVQTFAFGRGESQAPVMLSGLDRLGDKLGRRIRAIIEPIAGVRPHVEGQEARVLDFGAWSAQVPAFCSLSIYRLLPLKGQMLLRMDATMISTLVDCFYGGIGNRPLPARAEFTPTEDRLIARLCDSLIARLVETWDDVLPLDPGLILRESGIGYAAAAQPTDQMVLQRFTISLVRDQQWSIDLLFPLSALRAVEGLVSTRLPVDEEHCDPVWQARIARRMRDIRLPARTVLARPNLSLADLMQLKVGDVIPVTVGRSMPLIVGNRIVAHGTIGEQDGRAAFQIEKLAQEPEQ; encoded by the coding sequence ATGACCGACGTTCAAACCTTCGCCTTCGGGCGGGGGGAATCGCAGGCGCCCGTGATGCTGTCCGGGCTGGACCGGCTGGGCGACAAGCTCGGCCGGCGTATCCGCGCCATCATAGAACCGATCGCGGGTGTGCGCCCCCATGTCGAGGGGCAGGAAGCCCGCGTGCTGGACTTCGGCGCCTGGTCGGCGCAGGTGCCCGCTTTCTGCAGCCTGTCCATCTATCGCCTGCTGCCGCTGAAGGGGCAGATGCTGTTGCGCATGGATGCGACCATGATCTCGACCCTGGTGGACTGTTTCTATGGCGGCATCGGCAACCGTCCGCTGCCTGCCCGCGCCGAATTCACGCCCACAGAGGATCGGCTGATCGCGCGGTTGTGCGATTCGCTGATCGCGCGGCTGGTCGAGACCTGGGATGATGTCCTGCCGCTTGATCCCGGCCTGATCCTGCGTGAAAGCGGCATCGGCTATGCCGCCGCAGCACAACCCACCGACCAGATGGTTTTGCAGCGCTTCACGATTTCGCTGGTCCGCGATCAGCAATGGTCCATCGATCTGCTGTTCCCTCTGTCCGCACTGCGCGCCGTCGAGGGGCTGGTGAGCACGAGGCTGCCGGTTGATGAAGAGCATTGCGATCCGGTCTGGCAGGCGCGCATCGCCCGCCGGATGCGCGACATTCGCCTGCCCGCCCGTACCGTGCTGGCGCGTCCCAATCTCTCGCTGGCCGATCTGATGCAGCTCAAGGTCGGCGATGTCATTCCCGTGACGGTCGGCCGGTCGATGCCGTTGATCGTCGGAAACCGCATCGTCGCCCATGGGACGATCGGCGAACAGGACGGTCGCGCCGCCTTCCAGATTGAAAAGCTTGCACAGGAACCCGAACAATGA
- a CDS encoding flagellar type III secretion system protein FlhB codes for MAGGEGGEKTEKPTQKKLQDAAKKGDILQSRELATALVVMAGIGCLAVIGPALIDALRDMLVEALRFRRDDIVDFSPAQRGAALLTGIALPVAGVMLATFIAAIAAPALLGSLGFRPGAFAPKPAKLNPMSGLKRIFGMQGLIELMKSIAKVGLLGSIGVWLIWDRLTKITGLGKAGIAQAIADVGNIFIFTCLVMAGGLFLIAGIDVPAQMVQRAKRLGMTKQEVKDEHKESEGSPELKGHIRRKQFEVLSGSTRKAVAEASVIITNPTHFAVALRYRPGQDAAPVVVARGCDAIAAAIRELADSNGVTVLQYPDLARAIYFTSRAGQIVNEGLYMAVATVLAFVFRVENRMAGEMDRPFITVPDDLRFDADGRKL; via the coding sequence ATGGCGGGCGGTGAGGGCGGCGAAAAGACCGAAAAGCCGACTCAGAAGAAATTACAGGATGCCGCCAAGAAGGGCGATATCCTTCAGTCCCGCGAACTGGCCACGGCGCTGGTCGTGATGGCGGGCATCGGCTGCCTTGCCGTCATCGGTCCCGCGCTGATCGACGCGCTGCGCGACATGTTGGTGGAGGCGCTGCGCTTCCGGCGCGATGATATCGTCGATTTCTCCCCAGCCCAGCGCGGGGCGGCCCTGCTGACGGGCATAGCCCTGCCGGTCGCGGGCGTGATGCTGGCTACCTTCATCGCGGCCATCGCAGCGCCGGCCCTGCTCGGTTCGCTCGGTTTCCGCCCCGGCGCCTTCGCGCCCAAGCCGGCAAAGCTCAATCCGATGTCGGGTCTCAAGCGCATCTTCGGGATGCAGGGGCTGATCGAACTGATGAAGTCGATCGCCAAGGTCGGCCTGCTCGGCAGCATCGGCGTCTGGCTGATCTGGGATCGGCTGACCAAGATTACGGGCCTTGGCAAGGCGGGGATCGCGCAGGCCATCGCCGATGTCGGCAACATCTTCATCTTCACCTGCCTGGTGATGGCGGGCGGGCTGTTCCTGATTGCAGGCATCGACGTGCCGGCGCAGATGGTGCAGCGCGCCAAGCGGCTGGGTATGACCAAGCAGGAAGTGAAGGACGAGCATAAGGAAAGCGAAGGTTCGCCGGAGCTGAAGGGCCATATCCGCCGCAAGCAGTTCGAGGTGCTGAGCGGATCGACACGCAAGGCGGTGGCCGAGGCCAGCGTCATCATCACCAACCCGACCCATTTCGCGGTCGCGCTGCGCTACCGGCCGGGGCAGGACGCCGCGCCCGTGGTGGTGGCGCGCGGTTGCGATGCGATCGCCGCCGCCATCCGCGAACTGGCGGACAGCAATGGCGTCACCGTCCTTCAATATCCCGATCTAGCCCGCGCCATCTATTTCACCTCACGTGCCGGGCAGATCGTGAACGAGGGGCTATATATGGCGGTCGCGACCGTGCTCGCTTTCGTCTTCCGCGTCGAAAACCGCATGGCGGGCGAAATGGACCGTCCCTTCATCACCGTGCC
- the fliQ gene encoding flagellar biosynthesis protein FliQ has protein sequence MENADFFLGLAQQALWITALAAAPVLIPALIVGLVVGMVQAATSINEQTLSFIPKILVVGGMLALFGGSIMVLVADFTREIFERIPDLLQ, from the coding sequence ATGGAAAACGCCGATTTCTTCCTGGGTCTGGCCCAGCAGGCGCTGTGGATCACCGCGCTGGCGGCGGCGCCCGTGCTGATCCCCGCGCTGATCGTGGGTCTGGTTGTCGGCATGGTACAGGCGGCGACCTCGATCAATGAACAGACGTTGAGCTTCATTCCCAAGATCCTGGTCGTGGGCGGGATGCTGGCGCTGTTCGGCGGGTCGATCATGGTGCTGGTCGCCGATTTCACCCGCGAAATTTTCGAGCGCATCCCGGACTTGTTGCAATGA
- a CDS encoding flagellar basal body-associated FliL family protein, whose product MSDEPKAKKKKGGSMKMILLLAVGLVVGSASAAGGLYAAGFFGHKTEGPKEDPNKPVLVLAGENAEEIAKAHGGGAAHRGEPGKGIDLPTPANPVAYQATYFQMQAPFTSNMTDTDAFAQISIAVSTYYDMRVIEAIKTHEMAIRSQVLMMLAQQPEEMLSTPQGKQVLQGKIKTIINDVLKQKSGYGGIDNVYFTNFVIQ is encoded by the coding sequence ATGAGCGACGAGCCTAAGGCCAAGAAGAAAAAGGGCGGGAGCATGAAGATGATCCTGCTGCTGGCCGTGGGCCTGGTTGTCGGCAGTGCGAGCGCGGCTGGCGGCCTTTATGCCGCCGGCTTCTTCGGACACAAAACCGAAGGGCCGAAGGAAGACCCCAACAAGCCCGTTCTGGTGCTGGCCGGCGAGAATGCGGAGGAAATCGCCAAGGCGCATGGCGGGGGCGCCGCGCATCGCGGTGAACCGGGCAAGGGCATCGACCTGCCGACCCCGGCCAATCCGGTGGCCTATCAGGCCACCTATTTCCAGATGCAGGCGCCCTTCACGTCGAACATGACCGACACGGACGCCTTCGCCCAGATCTCGATCGCGGTGTCGACCTATTATGACATGCGCGTGATCGAAGCGATCAAGACGCATGAGATGGCGATCCGCAGCCAGGTGCTGATGATGCTGGCGCAACAGCCTGAGGAAATGCTCTCCACCCCGCAGGGCAAGCAGGTGCTGCAGGGCAAGATCAAGACGATTATCAACGATGTTTTGAAGCAGAAGAGCGGCTATGGCGGCATTGATAACGTTTATTTTACCAATTTCGTTATTCAATAG